ACCGACTATACCTTTGGGGAATTTCTCACCAATACTTCATCTGGCTTTTGCTCCTTCAGGTTCTTCAATAAACTCTGTTGATTAATAATAATACCCTCTTTTGTATCTTCTTCCTGCAACTTATTAATCCTTTCTAGAAGCTCTTTCATGTAATCTATGGTATCTCCAAGTATAGATGTTCTATCCATCTGTTCATGTTCACCATTGTTTGGATCAGTTGCATAAAAAAAGTGTTAACAAATTAGGGAAAAAAAACCAGGGGTCACCTTGCTGATCTTGGGGACTATTGATCTCAGCATTGAAAGCCTGTCATTCAGTCGCTTCCTTCTCCTTCTCTCTGCCATTAAATTCTTTGAAGGCTGACCTTCTAACTTTTTTGTCTTAGCCCTTTTCTTGCCTAACAACAAGTCGCCCATGTTGAAACCCTGAATGTTGCTGGTTTGCTCAATCTCGACTTTGCAGCTACTCTTTGTTTCTTCCAAGCTGTGTTGTTGATGATCAGTGGTAAGAAGACCAAACTGATCTTCATCATCAACCATGGATGGGAAGTCTTGTTGAGTAGCTGGGAAAGGAGATGTGTGGGGGTGGACGACATTGACGTTGGTGTACGAAGAATCCATGTCCCGCACTGTGAATCCATCAACAAAAGGGTAGGGTTGATCACTGAAAGGACATTCAAAGCTGGGGGTTTGAtcaggtggtggtggtggagagAATGCAACAAAGGAGAGATTTGATGTAGCCAAAGTTGGATTCTCATCAAAAGAATCAAAGTTCCATGAGCCATTAGGGAGGAACTCAGTCACCCCAGCTGAAAAAGTGGTCCAACTGTCCCTTCTTGGAGCCAATAGCTCCTCCAGGAAACCATGCTGTGAGAGCTCCATTTCCCTCTCTCTCTAAAAAAGTTCCAATGAGAACTGATCTGAACAGGGGAAAAAAAGGGAAAGCTTAATAACATGAAGTTGCCCTAACTTAGAATATATAGAGACTATTTAAATAATGATGCTACTTATTATAATAGAATATATGAACACATTAACAATGGAATCtgcttctttttctctttctctctcAAGGTAAATTCGTCCTTTTCACCGAAATTATCAATCAgacaaatttaatatttaatatccaATTCCCTGAAAAAACTTTGACCCACAAATCTTCTGTCATAACCAAAAAAAGGTGGCTTAACATCATACTCTGTCAGGTTCTTTGTTCATTTCATAACCCCTCTTTTATCACTATTATTGTTTCTAATTTTATCATCACAAAATTATTAATGCAAACCCTTTTTCTCTATCTTTCTActctttaattttaatattatattgaaAAAGCATGCATAAATGTAAAAATTAGATATATTCGTCAATTTGATAATTTAGATTAGATCAAATAAGGAATAGGATGTATTTTAAGGCATGTTGAAGGATACAAATAACGAAGCcaataaaaccataaaattatACAGATATGCAAAGTACGTTCACAAGTGAATCATTGGTGATTTGGGCACTAAGAAACATGGAAATATGTTGGATTTTGGGAGCTAGCCAAACACCTACAAATATAATTACTGCAGGAAGCACATGCAAAGCAATATAGATATAATATGAATGTACCAAACAAAACAAGCAAAGGCTGCAGCACCTAGAAAGCCTAAGTTGTTTAACTGTTTACTGACAGTCTTGGGGATGACTGACTGAAGAGTCAGCTTGTGAACTCTTATCTTACtaaaaaaattagaataacaTTAACATTTTTTTAAGCCTGTATCAGTCTTTGATATTATAATCAATTAATCCCTAACTATTAAAGAGAAAATTGCAATAGTTAGCTAAATGTTACAAATTAA
This is a stretch of genomic DNA from Gossypium arboreum isolate Shixiya-1 chromosome 11, ASM2569848v2, whole genome shotgun sequence. It encodes these proteins:
- the LOC108472497 gene encoding transcription factor bHLH61, with translation MELSQHGFLEELLAPRRDSWTTFSAGVTEFLPNGSWNFDSFDENPTLATSNLSFVAFSPPPPPDQTPSFECPFSDQPYPFVDGFTVRDMDSSYTNVNVVHPHTSPFPATQQDFPSMVDDEDQFGLLTTDHQQHSLEETKSSCKVEIEQTSNIQGFNMGDLLLGKKRAKTKKLEGQPSKNLMAERRRRKRLNDRLSMLRSIVPKISKMDRTSILGDTIDYMKELLERINKLQEEDTKEGIIINQQSLLKNLKEQKPDEVLVRNSPKFDVERRDTDTRIDICCATKPGLLLSTVSTLEALGLEIQQCVISCFNDFSMQASCSEVEEQRTLISSEDIKQALFRNAGYGGRCL